From Sediminibacterium sp. TEGAF015, a single genomic window includes:
- a CDS encoding YdcF family protein: protein MVIIYLMIYALWKKKRWPIYTAIFCLYVFSTPIVAGNFFKLIEGTAPRKTPTEMPSVDAIVVLSGMINQIKSTNGVQPEWADPDRYFGGIELFKAGKAPKIIFTRGQLPWGKTLQTEGDILKKFALEQGIPDSSIHLTDNVENTADEAKAVVKILGKWKSIILVTSAYHMPRSVQLFEKQELIVKPYRVDYKLDQLSSITLMDFLPDADSFRLLNTGYRELIGRVIYYIF from the coding sequence ATGGTCATCATTTATTTGATGATCTATGCTTTGTGGAAGAAAAAGAGGTGGCCAATATATACAGCTATTTTTTGTTTATATGTGTTTTCTACCCCTATCGTTGCAGGTAATTTTTTCAAATTAATTGAAGGAACGGCACCTAGAAAAACACCAACTGAAATGCCGAGTGTTGATGCCATTGTAGTACTAAGTGGTATGATTAATCAAATTAAATCTACGAATGGTGTTCAGCCAGAATGGGCAGATCCTGATCGTTATTTCGGGGGAATAGAATTATTCAAAGCAGGGAAGGCTCCCAAAATTATTTTCACTAGAGGACAATTACCTTGGGGTAAAACTTTGCAAACAGAAGGTGATATCTTGAAAAAATTTGCATTAGAACAAGGCATACCTGATTCCTCTATACATCTCACGGATAATGTAGAAAATACTGCTGATGAAGCAAAAGCAGTAGTGAAAATCCTAGGTAAGTGGAAGTCTATCATTTTAGTAACTTCGGCATATCATATGCCTAGGTCAGTGCAATTATTTGAAAAGCAGGAATTGATTGTTAAACCTTATCGAGTGGATTATAAGTTAGACCAATTGAGTAGTATTACGCTTATGGATTTTTTACCAGATGCGGATAGTTTTAGGTTGTTGAATACGGG